The Chiloscyllium plagiosum isolate BGI_BamShark_2017 chromosome 42, ASM401019v2, whole genome shotgun sequence genome contains a region encoding:
- the LOC122543227 gene encoding nodal homolog isoform X1: protein MERHSARPALLFLLLLLLAAAAAGRESRPLAWKAQQDPKSLPAYMLELYKAVTGRVSRAISAPERSAVLQADQVVSLPARGWNYSGDSWIIDFDMTSIAEYDFVHFAELRIRMHPISACPNTTILINHIHSYKCQGNRTCHSYSPLGSFTGNPPTASSSWQVFDLTGLLNRWLSQGTPVRSEEPGIQDVHRFPPGEHRQSQGPEQCLPGKLAKLARAGSRAKPPHRRSEQIMMVVFFKRSRAEVGGIPSTLLRTVERSKFQRAGELGNAKRQKRNRKERLNMGNSTSLRDQSLCRRMDMEVNFDRIGWGGWVIHPKSFNAYRCGGECPSPLDETFMPTNHAYMQSLLKSFHPERVPCTSCVPVKMSPLSMLYYKNWDVVLSHHMDMIVEECGCH, encoded by the exons ATGGAGCGCCACTCGGCCCGCCCAgcgctgctgttcctcctcctcctcctcctcgccGCCGCGGCCGCCGGCCGGGAGTCCCGGCCCCTTGCCTGgaaggcacagcaagatcccaagaGCTTGCCCGCCTACATGCTGGAGCTGTACAAGGCGGTCACGGGGAGAGTGTCCCGGGCGATCTCTGCCCCCGAGCGCAGCGCCGTGCTCCAAGCCGACCAAGTGGTCAGTCTGCCGGCCAGAG GTTGGAATTACAGTGGGGACAGTTGGATCATTGACTTTGACATGACTTCCATCGCTGAGTATGACTTTGTGCATTTTGCAGAGCTCAGGATCCGAATGCACCCTATCTCTGCCTGTCCAAACACCACCATCCTCATCAACCACATCCACAGCTACAAATGCCAGGGCAACAGGACCTGCCACAGTTACTCACCCCTTGGCTCCTTCACTGGAAACCCTCCCACCGCCAGTTCCAGTTGGCAGGTCTTCGACCTCACTGGTTTACTGAACAGATGGCTGAGCCAAGGCACTCCAGTCCGGTCTGAGGAGCCCGGGATCCAGGACGTTCACCGATTTCCTCCCGGAGAGCACCGGCAAAGCCAGGGCCCTGAGCAGTGCCTGCCGGGCAAGTTGGCCAAACTGGCAAGGGCGGGCAGCCGTGCCAAGCCCCCCCATCGGAGATCCGAGCAGATCATGATGGTCGTGTTCTTCAAGAGGAGCAGGGCAGAGGTGGGTGGAATCCCGTCCACACTCCTCAGGACTGTGGAGCGCTCCAAGTTCCAACGGGCTGGTGAGCTGGGTAACGCCAAGAGGCAGAAGAGGAACcggaaggagaggctgaacatgggAAACAGCACATCACTGAGAGACCAATCGCTGTGTCGACGGATGGACATGGAGGTGAACTTTGACCGGATTGGCTGGGGGGGCTGGGTCATACACCCCAAATCCTTCAACGCCTATAGGTGTGGGGGAGAGTGCCCCTCACCTCTGGATGAGACCTTCATGCCAACCAACCACGCTTACATGCAG AGTTTGCTGAAATCCTTCCACCCAGAACGTGTTCCCTGCACGTCCTGTGTGCCAGTTAAGATGAGCCCTCTCTCCATGTTATACTACAAGAATTGGGATGTGGTTTTGAGTCATCACATGGACATGATTGTGGAGgagtgtgggtgtcactga
- the LOC122543227 gene encoding nodal homolog isoform X2 codes for MERHSARPALLFLLLLLLAAAAAGRESRPLAWKAQQDPKSLPAYMLELYKAVTGRVSRAISAPERSAVLQADQVVSLPARELRIRMHPISACPNTTILINHIHSYKCQGNRTCHSYSPLGSFTGNPPTASSSWQVFDLTGLLNRWLSQGTPVRSEEPGIQDVHRFPPGEHRQSQGPEQCLPGKLAKLARAGSRAKPPHRRSEQIMMVVFFKRSRAEVGGIPSTLLRTVERSKFQRAGELGNAKRQKRNRKERLNMGNSTSLRDQSLCRRMDMEVNFDRIGWGGWVIHPKSFNAYRCGGECPSPLDETFMPTNHAYMQSLLKSFHPERVPCTSCVPVKMSPLSMLYYKNWDVVLSHHMDMIVEECGCH; via the exons ATGGAGCGCCACTCGGCCCGCCCAgcgctgctgttcctcctcctcctcctcctcgccGCCGCGGCCGCCGGCCGGGAGTCCCGGCCCCTTGCCTGgaaggcacagcaagatcccaagaGCTTGCCCGCCTACATGCTGGAGCTGTACAAGGCGGTCACGGGGAGAGTGTCCCGGGCGATCTCTGCCCCCGAGCGCAGCGCCGTGCTCCAAGCCGACCAAGTGGTCAGTCTGCCGGCCAGAG AGCTCAGGATCCGAATGCACCCTATCTCTGCCTGTCCAAACACCACCATCCTCATCAACCACATCCACAGCTACAAATGCCAGGGCAACAGGACCTGCCACAGTTACTCACCCCTTGGCTCCTTCACTGGAAACCCTCCCACCGCCAGTTCCAGTTGGCAGGTCTTCGACCTCACTGGTTTACTGAACAGATGGCTGAGCCAAGGCACTCCAGTCCGGTCTGAGGAGCCCGGGATCCAGGACGTTCACCGATTTCCTCCCGGAGAGCACCGGCAAAGCCAGGGCCCTGAGCAGTGCCTGCCGGGCAAGTTGGCCAAACTGGCAAGGGCGGGCAGCCGTGCCAAGCCCCCCCATCGGAGATCCGAGCAGATCATGATGGTCGTGTTCTTCAAGAGGAGCAGGGCAGAGGTGGGTGGAATCCCGTCCACACTCCTCAGGACTGTGGAGCGCTCCAAGTTCCAACGGGCTGGTGAGCTGGGTAACGCCAAGAGGCAGAAGAGGAACcggaaggagaggctgaacatgggAAACAGCACATCACTGAGAGACCAATCGCTGTGTCGACGGATGGACATGGAGGTGAACTTTGACCGGATTGGCTGGGGGGGCTGGGTCATACACCCCAAATCCTTCAACGCCTATAGGTGTGGGGGAGAGTGCCCCTCACCTCTGGATGAGACCTTCATGCCAACCAACCACGCTTACATGCAG AGTTTGCTGAAATCCTTCCACCCAGAACGTGTTCCCTGCACGTCCTGTGTGCCAGTTAAGATGAGCCCTCTCTCCATGTTATACTACAAGAATTGGGATGTGGTTTTGAGTCATCACATGGACATGATTGTGGAGgagtgtgggtgtcactga